AGAAGGCTCAACCTTGCCATCCCCCTGGCGAGCATTGCTAAAGAAAAAGAGAATATTTATAGCAGCCGGAAATCTGGCGTTTTAGTTTTTCCTAAAGATACGCCAGCGATAAATTTAATCCGCCGCATACGCGATGAGGCGCATCGGTTTGCTTTGAGTTATCACCGTATCTTGCGCGGAAAAGAGATATTTAAAAAATGTTAACCCCGTTAGAGAAAAATCATACCCCAAGAGAACATGGTTCTTTAGCGGGGTTAAATTTTCAAAGGATAAGAGGGACCTTGTTTTATTTAAGCGTATTTTTGTTTTTTGCCGGCCTGCCGCTTATTCTTTCTTTTGCTTTAGGGTATAAATTTAACGCGCGTACTTTAAAATTCACCAAGACCGGGCTGATTTTTGTCAAGACCCAGCCCGACGGGGCAAAGATATACCTTAACGGGAAGCTTCTCCCCCAAAAAAGCCCGGCAAGTATGCAGGAGCTGGTCCCCGGTGTTTATAAAGTTACCATAGAATTAAAGCAGCATTATCCCTGGAAAGGGGAAGTCGATGTTGAGGCAGGCAAGATCAGCCGCCTGGATAAGGTTATCCTTTTTCCGTTGCGGCCCAACCTGCAGCAGTTAAACCAGGAAAAGTTTTCTTCTTTTCACATTGATACTGAAAAGAAACTAATTTATTATCTGGATCAGGAAAATAAGGTTGTTTACCGGTCGGATTTAGAGGCAAACAATTTTGAGGATGTGGCAAGCTTACCTGAAAAATTCACGCAGATTGCCGG
The nucleotide sequence above comes from Candidatus Omnitrophota bacterium. Encoded proteins:
- a CDS encoding PEGA domain-containing protein; this translates as MLTPLEKNHTPREHGSLAGLNFQRIRGTLFYLSVFLFFAGLPLILSFALGYKFNARTLKFTKTGLIFVKTQPDGAKIYLNGKLLPQKSPASMQELVPGVYKVTIELKQHYPWKGEVDVEAGKISRLDKVILFPLRPNLQQLNQEKFSSFHIDTEKKLIYYLDQENKVVYRSDLEANNFEDVASLPEKFTQIAGWQVSEDKRKLFVFNPHQISVVFFDNQGDYGYPDSPVFLDYPQEKIANVFWHSDSYHLIVLTDRHVQVIESRARALPVNLVELNKEGASAFYDSQENALYFSDSQRSPDGSFYNNLYKLDLSPSFLLLERLMKKKANG